A DNA window from Mya arenaria isolate MELC-2E11 chromosome 17, ASM2691426v1 contains the following coding sequences:
- the LOC128224521 gene encoding uncharacterized protein LOC128224521, which translates to MNYYEQFYDDLEFEEDPNYRGNRHWGDPYYDEPYYDEMDRHYGSPRNRGRRRGQHYPGDPYERGPRMGHLVDDPQALQEMGPQFQGVEPGPSEQCHNRGQFGGRDFHEWNVEHDNQRGQRGRGRGRGNNNQFEKGPGLNSGGRGGNMTRCSRGKGLARGRGHKRSGILGLNFVKEGESLSGSNSGMNKATENINLDKHKGNDAKQESGGSSDTIRFNYKAYQNKQTDTEKEVEQALKAYRVQLGHGYGYGTRSDLIDGTPEATWVNLEEPEMVPMAEQCEILVAKSEHCKDTKKAAIIEPPKNAVKTAIVKTGFNFVKAKAEFKSTDVAFHETVEVKPKPNMLSVNMGNKRVGLGFGVSTSSLSNPSTDISEQFHAGMKGGRNAVFDSKFASLQQAVKLKYQPNNNGIETLHMAIQKVKIDFTDDIRPHGRTASGQTLFMCKLEIAGVNIAQGQATQKKAAKHEAYKNAVELFLKDNLTVKENSKGVFELKEKGTDSVFKIPAGPHLIPPTPIMQAHQTQSKHNTQSIAGNQSTFVKSSQKPGATNNKPGISQAHSQVDKTASFASSIPVKPKIVFHKANHPLSDKSLQFKKPGTPVSQTVQHAEALADQLLNIARESDNDAEKQKQDKSRSIAKEIDKGKIVIATANRIGASNVNKNTSVQVRSPEINVELANTQFKSEDDISAIQQESVKPSFPVQKVIVNKGDAAKPTVVKPHTGPIPSFMPRQTFVKPNDGQKPEEENQTEENSVIDKDKVAPSCESTAESSGKKKFPMQSFVKSSNESNILDNTARSEDHKCKQGIDASVGKGSDRTETLIKRQTFVKGSEEGHCTLPTVSFKPYLLNPPPKYNTGGRLQSIVSVVSQGNKNVTRKRPIDSPLTSGPKLKTRKVGNSFMHELDDLSQFIIIDSGLTNDLSILHNSANFNKVVLKVEYEPTSNGSNCSFIVSGHAVATAHGVTKEEAKNNAAKATLDELREMCYTIKVKQSVDSDAGGLTKEQLMSDIEQGTEMLPDSNVGNMLLRKMGWVGGGVGKKGQGQAEPVKAEMVIGRQGLGLKASRGIGKEFNRKVSTMLEDYLKNDEQKDLHFSSELSKEERATIHQIGQKMGLKTNSKGKGDNRYLIVSRKRSAHELLEHVIGSGGSTSKYEVIPPGNGDNDFRRREDIVYGQGKQ; encoded by the coding sequence atgaattattatgaacAGTTTTATGATGATCTTGAATTTGAAGAAGACCCTAATTACCGTGGCAACCGTCACTGGGGTGACCCCTATTATGATGAACCTTATTATGATGAAATGGACAGACATTATGGGAGTCCTCGAAATAGAGGCAGACGAAGGGGTCAGCATTATCCTGGTGACCCCTATGAAAGGGGTCCAAGAATGGGTCATTTGGTTGACGACCCTCAAGCTTTGCAAGAAATGGGGCCACAGTTTCAAGGCGTGGAGCCTGGGCCAAGTGAACAATGTCATAATAGGGGTCAGTTTGGTGGTAGGGATTTTCATGAGTGGAATGTAGAACATGATAATCAGAGAGGTCAGAGGGGAAGAGGTCGTGGAAGGggaaataataatcaatttgaAAAGGGTCCGGGGTTAAATAGCGGTGGGAGGGGAGGAAATATGACCAGATGTTCTAGAGGAAAGGGTCTAGCTAGGGGAAGAGGGCATAAAAGGAGTGGGATTTTGGgtttgaattttgttaaagaAGGTGAAAGTTTAAGTGGCAGCAATAGTGGCATGAATAAAGCaacagaaaatataaatctaGACAAACACAAAGGGAATGATGCAAAACAAGAAAGTGGTGGTAGCAGTGACACTATTAGATTTAATTACAAGGCATATCAGAATAAACAAACTGATACGGAAAAAGAGGTTGAACAAGCTCTAAAGGCTTATCGAGTTCAACTTGGCCATGGTTACGGATATGGTACACGGTCCGACCTTATTGATGGAACCCCAGAAGCTACATGGGTTAATTTGGAAGAACCTGAGATGGTTCCAATGGCAGAGCAATGTGAGATTCTGGTTGCAAAATCCGAACATTGCAAAGATACCAAAAAAGCAGCCATAATAGAGCCTCCTAAAAATGCTGTGAAAACAGCTATTGTTAAGACTGGTTTCAACTTTGTGAAAGCTAAGGCAGAATTTAAAAGTACTGACGTTGCATTTCATGAGACAGTTGAAGTTAAGCCTAAGCCTAACATGTTAAGTGTTAATATGGGGAATAAAAGAGTTGGCTTAGGTTTTGGTGTAAGTACTAGTTCCCTTTCTAATCCCTCGACTGATATTTCGGAACAGTTTCATGCCGGCATGAAAGGAGGAAGGAATGCAGTTTTTGATTCCAAGTTTGCTAGTCTACAACAAgcagtaaaattgaaatatcagCCAAACAATAATGGCATAGAAACATTACATATGGCAATACAGAAGGTGAAAATTGACTTCACTGATGATATCAGACCTCATGGTAGAACAGCCAGTGGTCAGACTCTGTTTATGTGTAAACTTGAAATAGCGGGAGTAAATATTGCACAAGGTCAGGCTACTCAGAAGAAGGCTGCAAAACATGAAGCTTACAAAAATGCTGTGGAACTCTTCTTGAAAGACAATTTAACTGTGAAGGAAAATTCTAAGGGTGTGTTTGAACTTAAAGAGAAAGGCACTGATTCAGTATTTAAAATTCCGGCTGGTCCACATTTGATTCCGCCAACTCCTATAATGCAGGCTCATCAAACCCAGTCTAAACATAATACACAGTCGATTGCAGGTAACCAATCtacatttgtaaaatcaagtCAGAAGCCTGgagcaacaaacaacaaacctgGTATCTCTCAAGCTCATAGTCAGGTGGACAAAACTGCATCTTTTGCTTCATCAATTCCTGTAAAGCCTAAGATAGTCTTTCACAAAGCCAATCATCCATTGTCTGATAAATCTCTGCAGTTTAAGAAGCCTGGTACACCTGTTAGTCAAACTGTTCAACATGCAGAAGCCTTGGCTGACCAGTTGCTTAACATAGCTAGAGAAAGCGACAATGAtgctgaaaaacaaaaacaagacaaGAGTAGGTCAATTGCAAAGGAAATAGATAAAGGTAAGATTGTAATTGCAACTGCAAACAGAATTGGTGCTagtaatgttaacaaaaacacaagTGTTCAAGTAAGAAGTCCTGAAATCAATGTAGAATTGGCAAACACGCAATTTAAAAGTGAAGATGACATTTCAGCTATTCAACAGGAATCTGTTAAACCAAGTTTCCCTGTTCAAAAGGTTATAGTTAACAAAGGTGATGCAGCAAAACCCACTGTTGTAAAACCACATACTGGGCCTATTCCTTCTTTCATGCCTAGACAGACATTTGTGAAACCAAATGATGGTCAGAAACCAGAGGAGGAAAATCAAACTGAAGAAAATTCTGTCATTGATAAAGATAAAGTTGCACCATCATGTGAATCAACTGCAGAATCTTCTGGAAAGAAGAAATTTCCAATGCAATCATTTGTTAAGTCGAGCAATGAAAGTAATATATTAGACAATACTGCCAGATCAGAAGACCACAAATGTAAGCAGGGCATAGATGCCTCTGTAGGTAAAGGGTCTGATAGAACAGAGACACTAATTAAGAGACAAACATTTGTGAAAGGAAGTGAAGAAGGTCATTGCACACTCCCCACTGTCTCATTTAAGCCTTACCTTTTGAACCCACCCCCAAAATATAATACTGGGGGTCGTCTCCAAAGTATTGTTTCTGTTGTAAGTCAAGGGAACAAGAATGTAACCAGAAAACGACCAATTGACTCCCCTTTGACCTCTGGTCCTAAACTTAAGACTAGAAAAGTAGGAAACAGTTTTATGCATGAGTTGGATGATTTATCTCAGTTCATTATAATAGATTCAGGATTGACCAATGATCTCTCAATTTTACACAACAGTGCTAATTTTAACAAGGTTGTGTTAAAAGTTGAGTATGAGCCAACATCAAATGGATCTAATTGCAGCTTTATAGTGTCTGGTCATGCTGTTGCGACTGCCCATGGTGTCACTAAGGAAGAGGCTAAGAACAATGCAGCAAAAGCTACGTTGGATGAACTAAGAGAAATGTGTTATACAATTAAAGTGAAACAAAGTGTGGACTCGGATGCTGGAGGTCTAACAAAGGAACAACTGATGAGTGATATAGAGCAAGGTACAGAAATGTTGCCAGATAGCAATGTGGGTAATATGTTGCTCAGAAAGATGGGTTGGGTTGGGGGAGGGGTAGGTaaaaaaggtcaaggtcaagcgGAGCCTGTGAAGGCGGAAATGGTCATTGGAAGACAGGGACTTGGGCTGAAAGCTTCAAGAGGTATTGGGAAGGAATTCAAcagaaaagtgtcaacaatgctggaagattatttaaaaaatgatgaacaaaaGGATTTACACTTTTCATCAGAATTGTCTAAAGAGGAACGAGCAACAATTCACCAGATTGGTCAAAAGATGGGCCTTAAAACGAACAGCAAAGGGAAAGGGGACAATAGGTATTTGATAGTGAGTAGGAAAAGATCAGCTCATGAGTTACTGGAACATGTAATTGGTAGTGGTGGGTCAACTAGCAAATATGAAGTTATTCCTCCAGGGAATGGAGACAATGACTTCAGGAGGAGGGAAGATATTGTTTATGGACAAGGAAAACAGTag